atacgaagataatataaaaatatcccgtctctcgaaaatacgggttttattgattaccgaaataactatcgtatcgaaaatattgtgccgggccgcccacgggtcaaaccgtaatccggatcgaaaaagtcaaaacacggaaaatgtccggaattaccagattaagttaggaaggagttttcggaagagtttcgggttataaaaaacgcaaaaacggttgaagtcggacgattctcagctgtataaaataattttgtaattattcagaaaataattaataaatacataaatcaataaaaaatcatctaacagtccaaaaattaccataaaaatatcttaattatctatattttattctgagcacataaaaattaaaatattcaaataatatcatatataaacacccaaacatcaattccaattatcagctaattcaccaaaaatcaaataaaatcacataaataatttcaaataattataataataatatttgaaaatatgggatattacaacaTACTCTACTCAAGTGCGACAATCAAGCAGTTTTATCTATTGCAGCAAATCCAGTTCTCCATGAGAGAACCAAACATATAGAGATTGATTGTCACTATATCAGGGATAAAATTGCTTCGGGAGAAATTATTACTCGGTGTTCCTTCACATGCTCAAATCACAGACCTACTCACTAAGCCACTAACAGTCAAGCAGCATCATCATCTACATGGCAAGTTTGGAGCCTCGACAAAGCACTCCTCTCCACTTGAGGGGGAGTAATGGAGCCTATATCTTGGTCACAAATAAGTTACAATCTACAGTTGTAGTTCTTGTCTTTTTATCTGCAGTTCATTGTCCTACTTACAATAGTTGTTAGGCTATTGCCTCTTTTGTTAATCAGTCTTATCCCTATTGGTCCCTCCAAGTTTATGCTAATGTTAATGACCTGTTAAGGGCACTGTAGTCTTTTGTTCAAGTTATCCCTGAAGTCATTAAAAGGGGTTGTAGTAATACTATGATGGGCAGACTGACAGTACACATTGTTGTGGCTGTTTATGGAAAATATTATCTTACTTTCTTCTCTCTTTGTTTAATATTATTGTTTCTGTATATTGCTTTTCTCTTTGTTTACGGTTTATGAGTATTTGATATCCCTGGTAACTTAACTGATTGAAGTCAGGATTTTAGGAGCTTATTTCCGGGTTGGATTACAAATTTTGGTAAATTGTATCAGTAATCGTATCTGGTCACGCAGCACAACAACTTGGGTAataaaaaaatatcacaattttaAGAAAACCGCCTGTCCTGGAGAAAATAAGACAGAATTTTCTAGTGCATACCATTTGCGCACGCAACAGACAATCAATGAGGATTACTCATACATCGCTCTCCTATAGTCTTTGGAGTGTCTGAGAAACTAGTTTGGTCCCCGGCTACTACTAGCAGCTCTTATACGAATTTAAATCCAACCGGCTTACGCTGTTGTTTTGTTTATGTGTGTATCGCATATGTTACCTGTTTTTTATTGGGAAGCACACATCCTCTTGCCATCAAATTTAGAGGATTTACTCTGCCCCCTCTTCACGTTCGTAAAGCTGCATTTTCTATTATTActccatttttcttttaactTCAGGGTAATAAGATGTTCGTTATGATATTATCATAACTTGAATTTCAAATGTTTTGCACACTCCATGTTACATTTTCTACAAATTCCAACTTACACACGAAGTTCGATTTATAAGTTGTTTATACTGTACACATGAAAAAGCATATTCAAGCCGTATGCGAAATTTCAAGGTTGTGTTCTCCGATTTATACTTTAACATAATTAAATTAAAGTGACATTTTCGTAAGTACTAGTTGGTAACCCGTGCGACAAAATTAAGAAATAATAGTATCACattattatttacataaaatttaaatttataatccgtgcaaaatacagatttaaatataatatataaaatattttaaaaatatgtagttaaaaaaatcgaaattaagtgtaaccccaaaattttcatccTATAATTTTAGTTATGCATgcactaattatttatttatataaatctAACATGTTAAAttactaatacgattattttaaaTTTGTTAGTAATGTACTCAATCAAACGGGTTATTTTACCGACGCTTGGATGTTCAGCAACAAATAAAAATTTAAGGAAAATAAAATTTAGAGAGAGAAAAAGTTAATTTTTGTCAGTTGagattttattatataaaattttaaaaatagttgtataattttctaGTGAGTACCAAGATTTTGGACCTAAACATGGTTTCGcttattagtatagatagttgataacCCGTGCGAAACACGAGACCGAGACTAAAAatattgaattaatatttatagagaattattcataatccatacaaaacacgaattaaaattaatatattaatatcaaatattaaactggtacttgcaaaaaatagttatgtagttaaaaaaaatcgaaccagttatgaaattttccactataattctagttttgtattgttttacttgatataaaaaaatctaacatattagttttattttgtgaaacgaattgtatctctaaccaaatatttgttctttagataatttaatattaattaatataatttgataattatcttataattagccttttcaatatagtttatttaatattacttaattatcgataaaaattaatttacaaattaaaagtaaatagatgttattaaacttaatttaatattactaaatataatctaaatataggccataaatttgttactgttaaaatatgttttttttttaatttaaagtatATAAACGTTGTGATGGACGGTAACAAATGCGATCGTTAaatcaataaaaaaaattaatcgtaggtaacccgcagccgctaccctttgggtgcgtactgggtaaaccctacggactcacgcaatagcctgcaaaccatgTGAATCAAGGTAAACCCCATTTAAGCAACATTCTCGAGAACATGATGcataatcataaaaaaaaattcctGAGTGATTCGAACCTCtgaccaagaggataattatcccctCGTTAACCAACTGTGTCAACCCTCGCGGGCTCAATAATTTTCAGTTTATAAGTTAATAATTGTTACTAAAGTCATTTgttattacttaattatttttaaaattatactacagaaaataaagtttatacaaaatagaagtcaattcgtgttaatagtttaTTTTGTAGTTAGtatttttttcaaataaaagtaaatatatgttattttacataatttatcgtaacttaataaatttttaatataatttataaataaataaagttcaTAGAGAACataagtcaattcgtgttaatagtttgtagtttttctaaaattaaaaataaatataagttattttacttaatttaacgtaacttaataatttttttaatataatttataaatattcgtgttaatagtttactttgtagttagtagtttttcaaaataaaagtaaatatatgttattttacttaatttatcgtaatttaataaatttttaatataatttataaataaataaagtccGCAGAAAATATAAGTCAATTTGTGTTGGTAGTTTGTAAATTTTCTaaagttaaaaataaatataagttattttacttaatttaatgtaacttaataattttttaatataatttacaaatcgtttaaaaaatatttttattttataaattaaaaagatGACGGGATGAAAACTaactaaaaagaaaataaaactTATAAAGAATAGAAGTCGAGTTTTGTTAAAAACAAAGTTGATAAAGAATAAAAGTCAACTTATGTCAGCTAAGTATCAAAATTTGTTACTTTGGTATTTTGATACTTTTATCACCAAATTATACATGACTTCgcttattaataaaaaatatagatAGATAATAGATTATAGAAATATATTGTGAACAATTTAAGGAATTGCTGGCTCAGGTTGTGCGAGATAGGGTGAGTGaccaaaatacccaccatttgggGAGATTTGCCCAAAATACCCACATGCGGGAAAAGTGCCCAAAATACCGACGAAATACGCATTATCATATTGCGTATTctgattttcaaattttttacaaacatgcgtattctttgtaaaaaatttgaaaatcagAATACGCATCTCTAAAATGCGCATTTTGTCGGTATTTTGGGCACTTTTCTCGccggtgggtattttgggcagttGAAGATGGAAAGTGGTGTATTTTGGGCATTTTTTCTGCTAGATAACCAACCGAGATTATAATAAAATACGACCCTGGacatttttttttaattcgaGGGGTGGATTTTATTATTACAAAATTGTAATTCACTTTTGTTATTCAGATTCAATTATGGGTATGGTTATAGATTTTGAAAACGGAAATTATTGGTTAATTCATAGACTTGTGATTTATcggataaattttaaaaaatcgaaTAATTTATTGGTAATTTGTCGGAAATTAATCAAATTGAACAAAATTTTCAGactaattttttaaaaacaatttatTAACAATTTTTGAAAAACATGGTCCTACCCAGTATTTTCAACGCTGACCGTACTTATACATAAATTTTAAGATTTTGAGATACCGACAATTTAATAAGATGAAAGAAGTTGTTTTAATAGATACATATTATCTCGAACAATTCCATCCcacatattttaaaaaaattcgaCTTCCGAGCGAGAATAAGTGTCAAAATCATTAGCTCATGACACCTTTGTATTTAAATCATTTCATATGTAATCGTTGTGTTTAACACTTGAGGGCTGTTATGTTTTAGCAAAACCGAAACATTTTGAACACCTTAAAACCCATAAAGTAGGTAAGACGTATAAAAAATATGGAGCGGGGTTGTGAATTCCCCCAACTAGGCTTGTCAATGGATCGGGTTTGGATCGGATCGGCCTAAATCCATATTCGTATCCATTTATTTTTTCGGATTCGGATTCGGATCGGATCGGCTCCGGATTTTTTATAGGCCGATCCATATCCGGATCCGTTCGGATCACGAATATCGGATCGGATATCCGCTccatttatatatatttattttttaacttcaattattacaaaatctttttaaaattgacaattttgaaaaatattaaaatacaagTATAATATAACGAAGTCCAAAGATAAATTACGAACTAAATTCGCTTTTTGAAAAAAACATACTATTGGGTTGTACAGTATTTTAATTCTAACAATGAAAAAAATTGATGTTGCAAAATGAAAGTGTTATATGAATTGAGAGTTGTGTTATGCGGCTCTAAAAGGTAAAAGAACTAGGGTTATAGAAATAGACTAGACTATGAAGATCGAACCAAACGAAATATAGATAATGAGACTTGACTTGAGGATAATGGGACTTGACTCGAGGATAACGGGACTTGACTTATAAATAAatgtgttatatgaattgagACTTGGGTTATGCGGCTTTAAAAGGTAAAAGAACTAGAGTTATAGCAATGGACTAGACTACAGAGACTGAACCGAACGAAATATACATAATGGGACTTCACTCGAGGataatacttttaaaattataattattaaaaaatattttttattacattatatatatataaaccggATCGGGTTATTAACAGATCGGATCGACCTAAATTCATATCCGCTCCGTTTATAATCGGATTTTTCTTATCGGATCGGATTTTTAATAGGTCGATCCATATCCATTAAAATGGCCTCAGATCGGATCGGGTCGGATCAGATTTTCGCTCCATTGGCAGGCCTACCCCCAACCCCTCTCTCATCGTTAGAGCTGGCCAAACGAGCGGTATGGCTCGGCCCGTTCACCATTTAGATTGTTAAAATTCGTCTAATTCGGCACGTCAACCAAACGGTTAATTATTCGCACAAACTGTGAAGTTATACGAACTGAATACGAATAACATTGTCAAAAATCGGAACCGGCCCGGAACCAAACCGGCCCGAACCGGTTAATTCACCAACGAACCAGCAGAATTGTAACCGTTTATTCGCGGTTAACCGACCCGCGGTTAATCGTTGCTCGCCTACTCGCCTGCAGTGCACGCACCTCCAAACTCCAACGGTCGCCTGCCCCGCTCTGGCCTTCTGCAGTTCTGCTCTCCAACAACAACAACACAACGATCATCCAACGTTCAGTTCTTAACGTTCTTCAGCTATTGTTACTAATATTTATAGTCCAAATATTCTTTCTCTCTTCACtcttaatctctctctctctctttttctttctcgTTTCAATCTTAATCTCTCTCGATCTAACATCACGATTCACAACTGCTGCAAGTTTGCAACTCACAACTCACATTTTCAGATTCAAATCACAACTCACAATCACAAACAAGTCACAAATTCACAATCACACGGTACAATCTGAAGAAGCCAATTTTTCGGCGAAACCGAAAAAAATCAGGCAAGCATATTCGAGCAAATGGAAGAAGCATATTCGGcgaaatttttgtttttttaaatcTGTTTTGAAATAGGTTTTTATTTATTTGCAATTGCAAGTGTTTGGGTAACTGAGAGCATATTTATAACCATTTCAGGCTGGAAACAGGATACTTCTAAGCTTTCTAGAGAGTTAGAGGGGTGGAAGTGTTTGAAATGGCTAATCAGGTGTTGTTCACAAATTATTGTTTATAGGTTTACTTATAAAGATTGTTCATTAATATTTTTGGACTTAAATAAGAAACTCAGAAAGTATAGTCCACTAGTCAAAGTAGGTTAAATTTAATTAGTTgtctatattatttttaattttaaatgtATGGATCATTTTCATTAACATTTTATTTCACTCATATTATATGGGTTTAAAATTTATTTACTCATTTATGTCTCACTTAATGTTTTATCCccttatttaaaatttttattatatttacaAAAAATTAATCGTTATATAAGGAAAATATTAATAATACAAAACTTGTTTGTGAGTTTCTTGTTTGTGAGTTTTTGTATTCgaatattttgttaatttttttacATTAAAAATATGCAGGCACCACTTGTACTACTTCGAGAAAATCCTCGCACGTTTGGAATTACTTTTCGAGACAAGCAATACCGGAAGAACCCAACATATTTAAATGTTTTTGTTTGCTTTGTATTCAAAGTGGCCGAAATCAATCTCCTTTTCTTCACTCTAAAGGGGCCGGTACGGGTACACTTGATCGACACTTGAAAGTTAATCACGGATTTCGAAACAAAGTCACGAAAGTGGAGAGGCACGTGGACAATCACCGCAACAAACACAAATTGGTGGTTTCGTGACATCGACTCCCGGTGGAGGTATGCCTTTCCACTATAGTAGAGATAAAATGATTGAGTCTTTTGCTACTTATGTTACACTATACGAGTTACCTTTTTCTCACGGTGAAAGTCCGAATTTAGAGCACATAATGAAGGAATCAATAAACCCGGAATTTAAAAGAATTCCTAGGAACACGCTTAAACGTCACACACAAAAATAATATGATAGTCAACGAGCACAATTAGTTGAATTTTTTCGTGATTATGATGGCATGGTTTCTTTAACCAGTGATTGTTGGAGTTCGAGTTACGGTGAGCCTTTTATTTGTGTTACCGTTCATTGGATTGATTTCGATTATTTTTTACAAAAACGAATAATTGCCTTTGATGTTATAGACGAGTCACACACGGGTTATAACATAAAGACACGAATAGTCAAAACAATTAACAGATTTAATTTGCAATACAAGGTGTTTACTATTACTTTAGATAATGTTTCGGCAAATGATAAAGCTATTTACTATATTGCACAAGATATTCCTACTACTTTAGATGGTGTTTTCTTGCATGTTAGATGTTGTGCACACATAATCAACTTATCGGCTCAAAAGGGTATTCAACAAATAACCGGATTTTTAGCACCTATTAGGAAAATAATTAAGTATTTACGTATCGCACACACATTAAAGAGACAATATAAAAAATTGTGTAGAGAAAACAGATTAATACCCAAAAAGTGGGGAATTGATTGTCCCACGAGATGGAGTTCGACTTATAAATTACTATGCGAGCCAATTAAATATAAGGTAGTTATCACCGAGTTATATAATTCCGATCCAAGAAATCAAGTGGAGGATAGACTTATTAACGAAAATGAATGGGACTTGGCAATTAGGGTACGTGATTTGCTTGATAGTTATGGACGTGGTACTAAGATATTTTCTTACGCTTACGAGCCAGATGTACATCTTGTTATTATTGAGTGTGTTAATATTATTACTACTTTAAAAGCATATGAAAAAGATAATTGTTTTGGTGCAATCATTGTTGATATGAAAAAGAAGTGGATATAATATTTTACTGAATTTCCTTATATTTATGGTGTTGCATGTCTTATTGATCCCAGTGTTAGAAAAtaaggtttagaaaatatgttagaacATTATTACTCGGTGTTAGGAGTTTCATATGACTACGTGCTTTATGTGCAAAATTGTTTAGACTTATTACATCGTCTTGTAGATCTATATACTCATAGAACTCAAAATATTATACCACCTAAGACTAGTCAGTCTAGTAGGTTTAATACCACATTACTTGGTATCCTAACTAAAAAATAAAAGTGTAGAATTCCCGAAAATGCATCTACACCTGCAACTTCATTTAACATGATTAGAGAGTTTTTTCATATAACTATGAGTTTGTTGAGGATTTTTCAATACTAACGTGGTGGAAGAATCATGAGAACCAATTTCCGGTATTAGCTAAAATTGCAAGGGACATTTTAGTAGTTCCCGCCTCTACCATTGCTTCCGAGTCCACTTTCAGTGTCAGTAGAAGAGTGTTGGACGAGAAGAGATCAAGTCTTGCACCAGATGTGGTCAAGATATGTGTTTGCAAAAAGGATCGGGATCAAGCGGTAAAGAGACAACAAGAGAAGAAAAAAGATGACTCGGACGGTGAAGAGGATATTTGGATGACGATGGACACTACATCGGAATCGGGCACGTCAGCGAACGATCcacaagaagaagaagaatttgaatagttaataaaatatttttgccATGTACTTTTAGAATTTGTTATGttttatattttctttaaaatgTAAACACGGTTTGTTCTGTTTTTTTGGAGAGGAGTCCTCTCAAATCaattgtaacatttttttaattaataaaatttatagaggTACCGTCCTCTTTTCCTTATTTTATTTTAACACATTCTAGTTTTACAAATTCTGGAAAGAAAATTAACACAATCTTTTTAGAGACCCGAATCTAGAAATTGatttaattctctattaattaattacatcAATTAgttaatttatgaaaataaattaatcCAAGTTAAAAGAAGGTGTACATAAGAGAGAAAAAGATCGGACAGAACCAAGAAATGAATGaatgaataaataaatataaatgaatAAATTTGCTAAACTGAACTCAGTTAACTGTGCTATGTGCTAAGTCATTAAAAAAACAATGAATTGCACAACTGTCAGTATAAGTAAAGTATGTATGTTTATTCGTTTAATTCGTCAATTCACAAATAACCGCGAATAACTCACACGTGTTCGTCTCCTCTCAATTAACCGTATTATTTGTTCAATTCGCTGTCTGTTCACGGTTCACTATTCTCGTTATTCGGTCCGAATCGGCACAGCCTGTAATTCATAACGATCCGTTCACAAATTTAGCTCTAATCAAACCGGCCCGAATATTATTCGGACCGGCCGACACGGCCCGATCGAATGGCCACCTCTGCTCATCATCATGCCTTGCCCCCATATTAATTTGATGAATGACATTTATCACCCCTCACGTGATTATAGCAACGCTTGCAGACATTTGTCTTGTGGGCCAAGTTACCCGATTTGTAGGGCCCATATGTCCTCTTTTTCATTTGAAGGCGTCACCTACCAACTGCTAGGTAACTATTTGGGCCAGATGTGTAATGTAAAACGCGTTTGTACGGGCCGAGAAATTGGGTAATGAGCCAGCTGGTGGATCTGGTCCATGTACGGTTTTGTTGTGACTTTTCAACAAAGCGGCTGTTAGATTTGACGTTCTCCTATAATCATGCTTCATTTAACACCTAATAAGTTTGTAAGTATTGATAAATTACTTTGACCCAGCAAAAGAGAATTGACACTAGCTTTCGGTTTGGTTGAAAAATGGCTCCATTGTGTAGCTAAATGATCTCTACCCCCCTACGGACTGTGCCGTTCAAAGTATATTGACAGGCAACTGGGTTCAAATTCAAGCGCAACTCAATATACATACACACCAGGAAAATATGATGAGAAAATCAAAATTAACTATTCTTTCTTTGACGGAGGAGTTCAATCACCTGTCAATATATTAGCCCTCTCAACTAATATGATTCAGCCATATCCTGCTGGCTCGCATCTACACTACCAAGAAATGAATCATGAACGATAACAGAATGTTTTCCAAGAAAACGATTAACAATTTCTACAACTTCTCTACATAACTAATAAAACTACGATTTCACGTAGACTATATGCAGTAATGCAGGCCTTTTGGTCTCAGATAAGAAATATAAAATGTCTTAAATAAATAGGCAACTATTCTGTATAGAATAGCAAACTAACAATTTGAAATCCACCACAGACTACTAAATAGCAGTAGCATTGTCAAACAAATGCTTCTTAATGCTTTTAACACCAGATATTTGATTGCGTACTACATACACCAAATTGAATGAAGACTAGTTGTGCCTGCAGTAAGAAATTATAACACAAAATAGCAACAAGGAATACGGATGCCTGTTGTAGCCTGCATAACAGTAAACAGGAAGTTTCTCCATAACCATCAAATTTATCATGATCACTTTTTCAGGGAGTCTCTGAAGTAAAAATGTCAATATATAAAATGAATGACCAAGCtgataatatttttatatatacaaaCAAGCTTATAAAAAAAGCGGGAAGGGGTGAAATTAGGATATGATATTAGATGGTGGCAAAAGTTAATCAACCTTTCCTCCCATCACATCCGAACATCTGAAAGCTCGTGGTACATAATTGCAAGTGTACAAGCTTTTCCTAAGCATCTGAaacaaaaaatataataaaaaatgaCTCAATAAAAAGAATAGGTGTATCTACCTAAACTCGCACAATAGCAAAAAATTGTCACTTAGCCTCTAGCCAACAAGACATCCATGTGGGCAAAAGCATTGGACGAAGTCCTTCCAGGACGAGAAATTTTTGTCACATTCTTCCCAATGATATTATCTTCTTGCTTCTGTGGGAGGTGTGAAATGTATGTGTTCCTGGAAGATACTTTCTGCATATGCAGCAGCGCAAGCATGGTCACTGAGACAAGAGCAGAATTACCCAATATCCCATTAAAACGATTCACTCTAATGGTTTTCTTGGCAAAATTTAGTCCATATATGAGAACTCTGACGACAACATTTGATTTCTTCACATCCTGAGGTTGACAATTCTCACCAGATGGACATGCTGCTGAACCACAAACATTGACAGGAGAAGCAAAGTTGGTAGCATCATGTACAGCTCCCACAAAAGCTCTAGCTTCGTCAATGACTTCATAGTTCTTTCCTTGGTGTTCCCCTAGTCGCAGAGCAAGAACAATCCGCCTTTGCTCTAAACGAGCAATTGCAACACTTCTTTCAGCCAGCTGCTGAATTTGTAcagactaaaataagaagagaaAAATCATAAAGGGGTAAGTACGCGTGCTACAAGAAGAGATTAAACTCCTAATATGATTCAAACTGACTATAATTTTTAAAGTCGTAGCCAGTATCAGGGAATCATATATGCTTACAAGATTCACACAAAGTCCAAAGCTATGCACATAGGACCATACAAAATTAAAACTTTGCTGATCAGTTAGGCAAGGAGAGAAAGGTCAAATACTATTTGACCCTTAGGCCATGTTTGTTTAACAGTATTAAGTAGGGGATaggattataatcctttaaattttccaatcccATGCTTGTTTTGTAAAAAATTATTGAAGAGTTATCCaaggattataatcctttaaGTTATCCAATCCCATGTTTGTTTTGTTGGAGTAGAGGATATGACTATAATCCCCTCTAATCCTTGGTGGGAGGAGGTATTGTTTTATCCACTCCTACAAGTCAttttttaaaggattataatcccCTCATTGTTATCCCATGTGAAACAAACATaggattggaaaatttaaaggacTATATTCTAATCTCAAGTACTATCCCTCAAAACAAACATAGGATAAAAATTTAAAGGATTATATTTCAATCCTACACTTAATCCTTCCAAACAAACTTATGATAGGATTATTTAATCCATAGGACTAATTTTGATGGGATTAATTATCCCCGGATTATTATCCCAGGATTATAATCCCATGAAACAAACATGGCCTTAGGGCATGTTTGTTTCGGGGATTATATGCCGTGGAAAACAATCCCATCATTATTAATCCTAGGAATTAAATTATCCAGATTCATGTTTGTTTTGAAGTATTATATTTAGATTTGAactataattttttaaaattttatctcaTGTTTGTTTTGAGGGATAATCACGGGACTGGACTATTATCCTTTAAATTTTCCATTCCTATGTTTGTTTGGGATCATAGTGAGGGGGTTGTAATCCTTTTAAAAATGACTTGTTAGAGGGAATTAAATAATACATCCTCCAACCAAGTATTACGGAGAATTATAATCCTAACCCCTACTTCAACAAAACAAACATGGGATACGATAATTTAAATGATTGTAATCCTTGCATTAACCATTAAACTCAATAAGTTTTTAAACAACAAACATGAGATtagaaaatttaaaatatttgaatCCCATCCTATATACTTCCATGAAACATAAATGGCCTTAAAGTTTGGCAGATAATACACATCAACCCTTAGAAAACAAATTGTACCTCCGTTCACTTAAAAGTTCGAGACATAAACATCCTGACCCTTACCTTAATTTTTCTATACTTTACTTCCTACTATACCCTGGTACTAAT
The sequence above is drawn from the Apium graveolens cultivar Ventura chromosome 2, ASM990537v1, whole genome shotgun sequence genome and encodes:
- the LOC141708259 gene encoding plastid division protein PDV1-like isoform X2, producing the protein MTWKMKVEEVECVLEKIWDLHDKLSDAIHSISRTHFLRSVNSSSLLTNSDDNRTGFVFIKGFPGNVSAIRDARSLNSIRTALENLQDQLEFVHSVQIQQLAERSVAIARLEQRRIVLALRLGEHQGKNYEVIDEARAFVGAVHDATNFASPVNVCGSAACPSVTMLALLHMQKVSSRNTYISHLPQKQEDNIIGKNVTKISRPGRTSSNAFAHMDVLLARG
- the LOC141708259 gene encoding plastid division protein PDV1-like isoform X1 translates to MTWKMKVEEVECVLEKIWDLHDKLSDAIHSISRTHFLRSVNSSSLLTNSDDNRTGFVFIKGFPGNVSAIRDARSLNSIRTALENLQDQLEFVHSVQIQQLAERSVAIARLEQRRIVLALRLGEHQGKNYEVIDEARAFVGAVHDATNFASPVNVCGSAACPSGENCQPQDVKKSNVVVRVLIYGLNFAKKTIRVNRFNGILGNSALVSVTMLALLHMQKVSSRNTYISHLPQKQEDNIIGKNVTKISRPGRTSSNAFAHMDVLLARG